The Synechococcus sp. MVIR-18-1 region TCGTAAAATTGGCCATGCGCAACATGGTGCGCAAAGGGGGGCAGAGCCTGTTCCATTTCGGCCTGACCGCTGCAGGCTTCATTGGTTTCATTCTTGTGGTGGCCTGGTTGGGGCGACCAACACTCCCGCAATGATCAGCCTCGATCTGGCCTTCAGCCCCGCAGCCGCTGACCTCATTGATGCAGCGGATGACGAAAGCACGCGCTCGAGGCTGCTACAAGCCAGCGATTGGGAGGGTGAATTAAGCGCCTGGATCGAAGCCCTTCGTCAGGACCTCGACAACCACTGTCCCGATGCCGTGAGGACCTGCGACACGGTCAGTTTGGGAGTCTCGCTGCTCGATGACGCCAGCATCGCCGAACTCAATCTGCGCTGGCGCCAGAAAGCCACTCCAACGGATGTGCTCTCCTTTGCTGCTCTGGAGAGTGAAATGCCGATGGGTGCAGGCCAAGAGCTTGAACTAGGTGACATCGTCGTGTCGGTGCCCACCGCCCGTCGTCAAGCTCTGGAGCAGGAGCATGGCCTGGAACGGGAACTGCGCTGGTTGGTCAGTCACGGGCTTCTGCACTTGCTGAGCTGGGATCATCCCGATGAAGACTCGCTCGCTGCAATGCTGCAAAAACAGGAGCACCTACTTGGCATGGGCGGTAACGTTCCCTCCTGAGGTGAGATCAACTGTGAATCAGCAGATGAAGTCACTGCTGAACCCTGAAGACGGAGCACCGGTGCCTGAGGAGATCAGCCAGCGCAGCACCCAACGCGCCCATCGCGCAGCCAAACGGGGTGCCTGGCGGATCGCCGGGGACCTCCCCTCGAGCTTCCGATACGCGGCCCAAGGTCTGGGC contains the following coding sequences:
- a CDS encoding DUF3285 domain-containing protein encodes the protein MTQAPNNNSTPSTAQSDDKGAPPPSFVKLAMRNMVRKGGQSLFHFGLTAAGFIGFILVVAWLGRPTLPQ
- the ybeY gene encoding rRNA maturation RNase YbeY, yielding MISLDLAFSPAAADLIDAADDESTRSRLLQASDWEGELSAWIEALRQDLDNHCPDAVRTCDTVSLGVSLLDDASIAELNLRWRQKATPTDVLSFAALESEMPMGAGQELELGDIVVSVPTARRQALEQEHGLERELRWLVSHGLLHLLSWDHPDEDSLAAMLQKQEHLLGMGGNVPS